The genomic DNA TAGTCGGTTGCAGGTGTTGTGTTGCTTAAAAACTGGTGCAAAGAACGTAACCCAGATTATAGCGGAGACTGGACTAGGACAAGCTAACGTATCAAAACATTTAAAGATTTTGACTCAAGCGGGTATCGTCAAAAGAACACCAGAAGGAGTCAGTGTTATTTATGAAATTGTCGATCCGATATTATTTCAATTGTGTGATTTAGTGTGCGATCGCTTGCAAGTGAGATTAGAAGAACAAACAAAGCAGTTAGGACAATTAAAATTATGAGGTGACAGGTGACAGGTGACAGGTGACAGTTTTTACCGTTTCCTGTTCCCTGTTCCCTGTTCCCTTTAATTAACTAAACTGTTCTTCTGCTTCTAAATTAAATAACATTTGCAGAGTTTGCATACAATTACGTCTAGCTTCTACATCCTGTTGCGCCCGTAATTGTACCATTGGATCATGTAAAATTTTATTGACAATTCCCCTAGTGAGAGCCTCAATTACTTCTTGGTGTTTTTCTCCGAACTCTGAACCTAAACGGGATAGAGCTTTTTGTAGTTCTTGTTCGCGGATACTTTCCACCTTATTTCTTAAAGAACTAATAGTAGAAACAGTCTCCAAACTGCGCCACCAGATATCAAAAGCATCTACCTCTTCATCGAGGATTTTTTCAGCTTCTTGAGCCATTTTGCGGCGACTTTCGTAATTTTGGGCCACAACAGCCTTTAAATCATCTACATTAAAGGCTTGGACATTTGCTAAATCATTGACATCTGCATCTACATTTCTGGGTACAGAAATATCAAATAACATTAACGAATGCTGGGGATCTAAAGCCATTTCTAACTTCGCTCGGTCTAAAATTGGTTCAGTAGAAGAAGTGCTAGTAAATACTAAATCACTATGAGAGACCACAGACATCATATCTGGTACAAGATGGATCTGAATAGGTACATCAGAGAACTGTTTAGCTAATTCTTCTGCACGGGGAAGGGAACGGTTAACAATGCTAATTTGAGTTGCACCTTTAGAAATCAGGTGTTGTACAAGTAACCGGGACATTTTCCCTGCACCGATAATAGCCACACGATAGGGAGCTAAATTTTCTACTTTGATCTGTGCTAATTCCACAGCAGCGGAACTAATAGAAACAGCACCAGTACCTATACTTGTTTCTGTTCTTACTCTTTTACCTGCGGTTAATGCCTGTTTAAATAAGCGATTTAAAATTGTTTTTATACCATTAAATTGTTGTCCCAGTTTGTGAGTATTTTTCACCTGAGCCAAAATTTGACCTTCACCCAGAACCAGACTATCCAGACCAGCAGCAACCCGCATAATGTGCATAATTGAGTCAGTGTGCATCAACATAAATAAGTGTTGACGTAAAACCGTGATAGGCAACTTGCTATGTTCTGCCAGGAATTGGGTAATTTCTTGAATACCTTGAGTTATGTCATTACTAACAATATAGATTTCTAACCGGTTACAGGTGCTGAGGATAGCAACCTCATCAATGTGAGGATAGCCAAGGAGATGAGCGATCGCACCTTCGGTTTGAGGTTCAGGGATACTTAATTTTTCTCTTACTTCTACAGGGGCTGTTTTATGGCTTAACCCCACCACTGCAATATTCATCTTTATTTCTTAATTTCTTAAATTGGTAATTTGCTGATGGGTAATGGGTAATTGGTAATGGGTAATTGGTAAAAGAAAAAATGTGTTGCAATCACCTTTTCCCCAGTCACCAGTCACCAGTCACCAATCCCCAATCACCAAAGATTAGTGCAATTGCACAACTTTGGGTTGTTCATTCATGTGAATGGTATCTACAAAGCGAGCAGTCTTAGACTGAGTAGAAATAACCAAGCTTTGAGTTCTAGCACCACCATGGAAGAAGCGTACACCTTGCATCAAATTACCACTGGTAATACCACAAGCTGCAAAGAGAACAGTTTCACCAGATGCCAATTCATGAGCATCATAAACCTTATCAGGATCAGTGATATTCATGGATTTCAGACGGTCAATATTGGCTTCTTTGCTCTCACCGATCAAACCTGTTTTCACGATTGCTGGATCGTAAATTAACTGACCTTGGAAGTGACCACCAAAAGCTCGCATAGCTGCTGCGGAAATTACACCTTCAGGTGCAGCACCAATACCCATGAGTGCATGAATGTTAGTACCAGCAAAACCACAAGATACAGCCGCACCTACGTCACCATCAGAAATCAATTGTACTCTTGCACCAGCTTCACGAATTTCTTTGATTAAATCGTTGTGGCGTTCCCGTTTCATGACAACAATTACAAGCTCTTCAATAGAGCGATCTAAACACTCAGACAGAATCTTGAGGTTTTCTGTAGCTGATTTGTTGATATCAACCTTACCTTTAGCTGCTGGAGGTGCTGCTAACTTCTTCATGTAGAAGTCAGGAGCAGCAAATAGACCACCTTTTTCAGAAATTGCCAAAACAGCCATTGAACCGGGTTGTCCGTAAGCTACCAGGTTTGTACCTTCGCAGGGGTCAACAGCGATGTCAATTTCGATTAATTCATCGGGACTACATTGTAGTTTTCCTTCAGGATTAGCACAGATGCCTACTTCTTCACCGATGTAGAGCATGGGAGCGTCATCCCGTTCACCCTCACCAATGACGATGCGACCGCGCATATGGATTTTGTTCATCCGTTCGCGCATAGCTTCCACTGCTACTTGGTCAGCAATGTTTTTTTCGCCTTTACCCATCCATTTTGCAGAGGCGATCGCTGCTTGCTCTACTACCTCAATAATTTCTAAACCAAGTGTATTTTCCACAGGACTACCCTCTTAATTGCTGATCTTAGCGACGTTTTTATCTGGCCATTTCAGTCTTTCAGTCTACCAAAGTACGGATACATATAGAAAAAAGTTAAGTTTTACTGCCGTCTATGATCTGAAGTGGTCAAAATGACAGAAAATGTCTATCTATTTTTGCTTAATGTAATGTCGGCAGGCTAAAACCCAGCCACTGAATAAAAACGAAACAAATACTAGAATAGATATGAATGAGAATTGTTTGTCAAACCTACATCACCAATAACTTATGTTTAACTTCCTTAACCCCCTTTTAGGTCGTCATCCAGAACGTATCAAGGCTAATGTGGAGATATACACTTGGCAAACTTGTCCCTATTGCATCCGCGCCAAGATGCTTTTATGGTGGAAGGGTGTAAAATTCAACGAGTATAAAATTGACGGTGACGAAGCTGCCAGGGCAACTATGGCAGAACGCGCTAATGGTCGTCGTAGTGTGCCTCAAATTTTTATCAACAATCAACACATTGGCGGTTGTGATGACTTGTATGCTTTGGATACAAAAGCTCAACTAGATTCGTTGTTAGTTCAGGAGTAAGCAGGTAGAAGTCAGCAAATTCTACTGATCACTTATCGCTTGCTTTCTCTGACTAGAGGTAAAAATCCCATGTCTAGGACTAAACAGCAACGCTAAAATAAATAAACCCGACACTACTAATACAATTGCCGGGCCAGAAGGTAAATTGTAAAAGTAACTGAGATACATTCCGCTAATACTAGAAAATACCCCAATTATTGCCCCTAAAATCATTACTTGATATAACCGTTTTACCAGTAAATAAGCAGTTGCTCCAGGGGTAATTAAAAGTGATAATACTAAAATCACTCCCACTGCTTTCATGCTGGCGACAATGGTTAAGGAAATTAATAACATTAACCCAAAATTTAAGCTATTTACTGGTAAACCTGCGGCTTTTGCACCTAATGGATCAAAGGTGTAAAATAACAGTTCTTTATATAGTAAAAACACAATTATTAAAACTATGGCGGCAATGATAGCTGTGTCTCTCACTTCGTCAACAGTTACACCGAGAATGTTACCAAATAAAAAATGATTGAGGTCTATTTTATTACTTTTTTGCACAATGGTAATGAGGGTAATTCCCAAGGCAAAAAAGGCTGAAAAGACAATTCCCATGGCCGCATCTTCTTTAATGGGAGAACGGGTTTGAATAAATGCTATGGCTATGGTACTCAAAATACCAGCAATAAATGCCCCGACAAAAATATTAGCACCGATCATGAAGGCGATCGCTAGTCCTGGTAATACAGAATGGCTAATGGCATCACCCAGTAATGCTAGGCGTTGTACCATTAAATAACTGCCAACTACGGCACACAATAAACCTACTAATATGGCAATTATTAATGAACGCTGCATGAACCCATATTGTAATGGTTCAATGAGTTGATAAAGCATAAGTTGGTAATTGGTGATTGGTGATTGGTGATAGTAAAAAACTTATCAATGACTAAGCTGCAAAATACATTACTTTTCCCCCATAAGCCAGATTGAGATTTTTTTCTGTTAGGACTTGTTGACGAGAACCTGTTGCTATTAAGTCACGATTGAGTAAAATTAAATCATCAAAATGGGTGATTGATTCCCCTAAATCATGGTTCACTACTAAGACAATTTTTTGTGCTGCTGCTAGTTCTTGGAAAACTTCGAAAACTACGCTTTGGGTTTTTTGATCTATCCCCACAAAGGGTTCGTCAAAACAAAAAATATCTGCTTGTTGGGTTAATGCACGGGCTAAAAATACTCTCTGTTGTTGGCCTCCTGATAATTCTCCGATGGTGCGATCGCTATATTCTCTCATTCCTACCCGTTCTAAGGCCTCTTTGGCTATTTGGCGGCTAACTGTAGAAAAACTCCGCAACCAACCTGTTTTTTTGATTCTTCCCATCATCACTACATCCCACACCGTAGCTGGGTAGTTCCAGTCAATTTGGTTTCTTTGTGGTACATAAGCAACTTTGTCTAATTGCTGCATTAATGGTTTGTTTTTGTATAAAACATTGCCATGACTCATGGGAACTAATCCCAAAATTGCTTTCATTAAGGTACTTTTACCCGCCCCATTCGGTCCAAATATTCCTGTCAGTTTTCCTGGTTTAACGATGCAGTTCACATCCCTTAGTGCTTCCTGTGTCCGGTAATGTACTCCGAGATGAGAAATATTTATAGACTCTGGGAAATTCATATTAATAGATTTTATTGCTGGTACTGGTCTTGTCTGTGTTTGTCTCCGTAATGGATTAAATTTTTGGTAAAAAGAAATATTTTCCATAACCGTAGTTAAATTATTCACTACTTTGAGCTTACTATAAAAATGAGAGAAATATGAAAAATTGTATAATTAAAAATCATCTCTCACATAATTAAATCTCATAACTAGGATCAGGGATATTACTGAAATGAATAAAACCAA from Okeanomitos corallinicola TIOX110 includes the following:
- a CDS encoding metalloregulator ArsR/SmtB family transcription factor; amino-acid sequence: MKEVLPGAINQVAEYFKVLSEVSRLQVLCCLKTGAKNVTQIIAETGLGQANVSKHLKILTQAGIVKRTPEGVSVIYEIVDPILFQLCDLVCDRLQVRLEEQTKQLGQLKL
- a CDS encoding glutamyl-tRNA reductase — translated: MNIAVVGLSHKTAPVEVREKLSIPEPQTEGAIAHLLGYPHIDEVAILSTCNRLEIYIVSNDITQGIQEITQFLAEHSKLPITVLRQHLFMLMHTDSIMHIMRVAAGLDSLVLGEGQILAQVKNTHKLGQQFNGIKTILNRLFKQALTAGKRVRTETSIGTGAVSISSAAVELAQIKVENLAPYRVAIIGAGKMSRLLVQHLISKGATQISIVNRSLPRAEELAKQFSDVPIQIHLVPDMMSVVSHSDLVFTSTSSTEPILDRAKLEMALDPQHSLMLFDISVPRNVDADVNDLANVQAFNVDDLKAVVAQNYESRRKMAQEAEKILDEEVDAFDIWWRSLETVSTISSLRNKVESIREQELQKALSRLGSEFGEKHQEVIEALTRGIVNKILHDPMVQLRAQQDVEARRNCMQTLQMLFNLEAEEQFS
- the glpX gene encoding class II fructose-bisphosphatase, encoding MENTLGLEIIEVVEQAAIASAKWMGKGEKNIADQVAVEAMRERMNKIHMRGRIVIGEGERDDAPMLYIGEEVGICANPEGKLQCSPDELIEIDIAVDPCEGTNLVAYGQPGSMAVLAISEKGGLFAAPDFYMKKLAAPPAAKGKVDINKSATENLKILSECLDRSIEELVIVVMKRERHNDLIKEIREAGARVQLISDGDVGAAVSCGFAGTNIHALMGIGAAPEGVISAAAMRAFGGHFQGQLIYDPAIVKTGLIGESKEANIDRLKSMNITDPDKVYDAHELASGETVLFAACGITSGNLMQGVRFFHGGARTQSLVISTQSKTARFVDTIHMNEQPKVVQLH
- the grxC gene encoding glutaredoxin 3 → MFNFLNPLLGRHPERIKANVEIYTWQTCPYCIRAKMLLWWKGVKFNEYKIDGDEAARATMAERANGRRSVPQIFINNQHIGGCDDLYALDTKAQLDSLLVQE
- a CDS encoding metal ABC transporter permease, with the translated sequence MLYQLIEPLQYGFMQRSLIIAILVGLLCAVVGSYLMVQRLALLGDAISHSVLPGLAIAFMIGANIFVGAFIAGILSTIAIAFIQTRSPIKEDAAMGIVFSAFFALGITLITIVQKSNKIDLNHFLFGNILGVTVDEVRDTAIIAAIVLIIVFLLYKELLFYTFDPLGAKAAGLPVNSLNFGLMLLISLTIVASMKAVGVILVLSLLITPGATAYLLVKRLYQVMILGAIIGVFSSISGMYLSYFYNLPSGPAIVLVVSGLFILALLFSPRHGIFTSSQRKQAISDQ
- a CDS encoding metal ABC transporter ATP-binding protein — its product is MENISFYQKFNPLRRQTQTRPVPAIKSINMNFPESINISHLGVHYRTQEALRDVNCIVKPGKLTGIFGPNGAGKSTLMKAILGLVPMSHGNVLYKNKPLMQQLDKVAYVPQRNQIDWNYPATVWDVVMMGRIKKTGWLRSFSTVSRQIAKEALERVGMREYSDRTIGELSGGQQQRVFLARALTQQADIFCFDEPFVGIDQKTQSVVFEVFQELAAAQKIVLVVNHDLGESITHFDDLILLNRDLIATGSRQQVLTEKNLNLAYGGKVMYFAA